The genomic segment ATGAAGTTGATTCTTTATTTGATGCGCTTCAACCATTTTTGATCCGATAGCCCGGACAGGGGGGCTCCCCCTTTGTCTGTCACCCCTTTTATAAAGGCCGCCGCTTATCTTAACGACGCTACATTGAAGAGTTAAATCAATTGATTTAAAATCGGCAATCAGTGAATGAACAAAGTGTGCCGGATATGAGCAAACGAGAACAAAGTAAGCAGCGGCTCCTTGAAGCGGGCCTGAATGTCTTCTCCAGATATGGCTACCTCGGTGCCACCACCCGCACCATAGCTCAGGAAGCACAGACCAATATCTCAGTCATCGCTTACCACTTTGGCAATAAAGAGGGGCTATATCATGCGGTGATTGAATCTTTTATCTCAGACATTACCGAACAGCTGGGTCCCGTGGTCTTTCATCTTGGACTCCTGCTCAACGAAAGTCACCCTAAGAGCTATTACCAGGACAAGCTGATCCTGCTATTGAGTAATATCACCCTAGCCACCCTTGACCCTGTCACTAAGAAAATTGGCTCGATCATGATCCAGGAGCAGATCAACCCCTCTGCCGCGGCTGATATCATCTTCGAACGCTATACCAGCCAGATGCTGGGGCTGGTCAAGTTGCTACTGGCAAAGATTACGGATCTCAGTGAGGATGAATCCACTATTCTGGCACAGTGCCTTATCGGCGAAGCCTTGATGTTTAACATCATGAATGTGAATCTAACCCGGATGCTTGAGGTGACAAAAATTGGAGAAAAGCAGGTTCAATTGCTGCAAAAGATTATCGCCAAACAGGTGAAAAGCTATCTCACAGAAGAGTCATAATGAGGCAGAGCTCTGATCCGCAGCAGCTGGCTCAGGGGTGACTCCTGAGCCAGCTGCTTTATCGGTTGAAAACCGCAGAAGCTATAGATAACTGGGATTATTGACGATAGGTGCATCTACAGGTTTTTCAGCCGGTTTGGCTGCACCCTGAGCAGATGGCGCTGTTGCCTGGTCCGCTGGGGCAGGTGCTGGCTTGACAGGTGCGGGAGCAGGCTTGGCTGGCACCACTTCTGGCTTAATGGCCGGTGCTGGTTTAACCGCCACTTCCTGATTCACAGGTGCCTTGGTGGCCTTCTTGGTTTGAGCCGGGGTTGACGGCTCTTTTAGCTCCACCAACTCGCCCGAAACAAAGACACACTCCCGGCGCTTTTCACTCTTGAAAAAGCCTCCTACCGTGCGATGCTCGGTTCGTTGCTCAACCCGCACATTGACCAGGAGATCGCCATCAATCCCCTGCTTTTGGCCGTTACGGATCGCGTTATCCATCGCCCGTTGCATCACATTCTCTTTGGGTCCCCGTAGATAAGCAAGGGTCTTAGGATCAACCTCATAGCAGGCCTTGCCTGTGACCAGAGAGCGGTTGGCAGCCAGCTTATCGTAATCAAGACCCCGGACATCAAAGGAGGAAGCGGCAGTGAAATGCCCCAGCAGCTGGTTACTATCGGGTGGGTTAGAGGCGCATCCTCCAATGAATAGGGCCCCGGCGGCTACCAGCAGAGCCCCGAGATGTGGGCCCGCTACAGATAATCCTTTCATCAATGATTCCCCTGTGATGCTGAAAACACCCCTAAGTGTATCCTTTAAGCCCCTTGATTGCAGCCCGGGAATGGAGTCCGGATGCTATAAGAGTGAAGTCATTCAAATCCCCAATCTGCCAGCCACCGGTATCGGGAATAAGGGTAAGCTGCCCAAGGTATGGCACCGAAGGCGAAAGGCAAGCCAAAGGAGTCATCATGGACAAAAATCGTAACGACCAGGTGACTTAACTGTTATTTGGGCAAGGGGCTTATTAGTTGCGAGTGATAGGCTCCAGAATCTCCATGATCTCCGCAGGCCTGAACTCGACCAACTTCCCTTCATCTTCAGGTAGCGGGCTCCCCTCTGTGCCTGAGCGGCGATAATTGATCCCAGGGATAATCACTTCCACCCTACCCTTGAGACGATCGGGCTTGATCTGAGTAATGGTGACCAGATAGCAGTAGGTTTGGCTCTCTCGGCTGAGCCAAACATCGCGTTGATTGGAGCTGGTACTGAAATAGAGATCCTGGATACGAAATCCAGGTTGGTGAATATCCCAAAGCTGATCCTGAACAGACAGCCCCGTATGCGTGCTCACAGTATCCTTTGTCATCATCCTATTGCTCCGTCGTACTTCCCATGTACCACTGCACTTCACATGTCTGTCGCAAGAAGCTTTCAAGCTTCAGCTGGAACAATCATACATCTAAGTATGGACAGCTAACTATCAGTTTTGCTTAATTTTTATTCCCAGCCTGTTAAATCTATCAGGGTAAGGATAATCTTTCAGGATCAGTATGAGCCAGCGCTAGCTGGCTCGGCTGGGACATTCAATATCCTTTAATTCAGCGCCATCGGCTGCTGCCCACTCACCAGCTCACTAACCGGATAATGAGGTGCCGCCATATCCTGCTTCAGGGTTGAGGCAAGTGTCTCAATCACTCCGGGATCGGCTGTGATGATCCCAAGCTCGCGATTTTTATTCAAAGAGTTGCTGGTAAAGTTTTCTGAACCGATAAACGCCCTGTGAGAATCAGCCAGGATCGCTTTGGCGTGAATAAACGGAGAGTCATCTCCGAGGATCTGCAGTTTCGCCCCCTGATCATAGAGGCTCAGCAGACAATCCCGGCTCCAGGAAAATGGGTCTTTACTCACAATGATGGTGACCCTGACACCCCGATCCAGAGCCCGGTAGAGGGCTGATACTACATCCGGATCTGTCATCTCAAGAGCGTAGATATCCAGGCTGGAGCTGGCACTGTCGATGAGACGGACCAGTGAAGAATCGGCATTGATCGGGCTCCATACCAGCTGGCTCCGGGACAGCGCCTCTGGGCTCAGGCTTGGGAGCTGATGCAACCAGTCTTTTTCAAAGACGGCCGCTATCTGCTTGACCTGCTCACGCTCATCGGTCAGCACCATGAAATTACGGGTGTTCGGATAGTGATCAAATGTCATGTTTCCGGTACTGATGAGAGCCTGCTGATCATCAAAAATAAAGGTTTTTTGATGGGTATAGGTAAAGTCCGGATTACTGGTTTTCACCTCAACCCCCTCGTCTCGAAATGATTTGATAGCAGCCGTGACCGAGCTGTAGTCCCCATGAGTCCGCGA from the Dongshaea marina genome contains:
- a CDS encoding CerR family C-terminal domain-containing protein produces the protein MSKREQSKQRLLEAGLNVFSRYGYLGATTRTIAQEAQTNISVIAYHFGNKEGLYHAVIESFISDITEQLGPVVFHLGLLLNESHPKSYYQDKLILLLSNITLATLDPVTKKIGSIMIQEQINPSAAADIIFERYTSQMLGLVKLLLAKITDLSEDESTILAQCLIGEALMFNIMNVNLTRMLEVTKIGEKQVQLLQKIIAKQVKSYLTEES
- a CDS encoding phospholipase D-like domain-containing protein, translated to MLSLKKLSVLLLLFLTSLPVFAKQTLFVEPQAMQEPILNLIHQSRRQIDVVIYQFTDPVLIQALGQAEQRGVKVRVLFTSRTHGDYSSVTAAIKSFRDEGVEVKTSNPDFTYTHQKTFIFDDQQALISTGNMTFDHYPNTRNFMVLTDEREQVKQIAAVFEKDWLHQLPSLSPEALSRSQLVWSPINADSSLVRLIDSASSSLDIYALEMTDPDVVSALYRALDRGVRVTIIVSKDPFSWSRDCLLSLYDQGAKLQILGDDSPFIHAKAILADSHRAFIGSENFTSNSLNKNRELGIITADPGVIETLASTLKQDMAAPHYPVSELVSGQQPMALN